One region of Solanum pennellii chromosome 6, SPENNV200 genomic DNA includes:
- the LOC107022970 gene encoding protein yippee-like At4g27745, producing MDELVKTRSYSCYKCRRHVSFHDDIISTNFQSKKGKAFLFAHVRNVVVGTYEQKRLTTGLHTIADIHCVDCDEVLGWKYERTVEPSQKYKEGKFVLELCKIVKDNW from the exons ATGGATGAATTAGTCAAAACTCGCTCTTACAGCTGCTACAAATGTCGAAGACATGTCTCATTTCACGATGATATCATCTCTACCAACTTCCAG TCAAAGAAAGGCAAGGCTTTCCTTTTTGCTCATGTGAGAAATGTTGTTGTTGGAACCTATGAACAAAAACGTCTCACAACTGGTCTCCACACAATTGCTGACATACACTGTGTGGATTGCGACGAGGTATTGGGCTGGAAGTATGAAAGAACTGTTGAGCCATCGCAAAAGTACAAGGAAGGGAAATTCGTACTCGAGCTATGCAAAATTGTTAAAGACAATTGGTAA